A window of the Pseudoliparis swirei isolate HS2019 ecotype Mariana Trench chromosome 13, NWPU_hadal_v1, whole genome shotgun sequence genome harbors these coding sequences:
- the LOC130203473 gene encoding protein phosphatase 1 regulatory subunit 1B-like isoform X1, which yields MDPLLPADPDVMEREADKDARRKIQFSVPSSVPTQLDPLQVEMIRRRRPTPATLFSLTDPPSPEEEIGPHQWVLGENGALKPKLVHTATYQPPSLKAVQRMALAHLASLDMSAVDKEEPSSGEEEKEREKESQQTVSATDLWGESKLLREQCAPPDCLTGSTDLSRHHGDKDKANEREEDKGE from the exons ATGGACCCGCTGCTGCCCGCAGACCCGGACGTGATGGAGCGAGAGGCAGACAAGGATGCGAGGAGGAAGATCCAGTTCTCCGTGCCTTCCTCCGTTCCCACTCAGCTGGACCCGCTACAGGTGGAGATG ATTCGACGTCGGAGGCCGACACCAGCCACACTCTTCAGTCTGACGGACCCGCCATCGCCAGAGGAAGAGATTGGCCCTCACCAG TGGGTTCTGGGGGAAAACGGAGCCTTGAAACCCAAACTGGTTCACACGGCAACCTACCAGCCACCCTCACTTAAAG CTGTCCAGAGAATGGCCCTGGCCCACCTGGCCTCCCTAGACATGTCTGCTGTGGATAAGGAGGAGCCCTCTtctggggaggaagagaaggagcgtGAGAAGGAGAGCCAGCAGACAGTCTCAGCTACAG atCTATGGGGAGAAAGCAAACTTCTCAGGGAACAGTGTGCTCCTCCAGACTGTTTGACAGGAAGTACTGATCTGAGCCGTCACCACGGAGACAAAGACAAGGCCAAcgaaagagaggaagacaaaggAGAATGA
- the LOC130203471 gene encoding phenylethanolamine N-methyltransferase codes for MEEKGTENGVAAMAACYQGFDPAAYLQYNYTPPRADFDRKDSIVPWKLACLHRAFTEGDVNGELLVDIGSGPTLYQVLSGCEVFKKVLLTDFLEVNRQELRVWLRDEGGSSLDWTPYLQHVCKLEGRRPSAWTEKAAKLRQVITDIVPVDVHRPQPLALDDLPSAGADCLVSCFCLESVSPDLAAFTRALGHIGRLLRPGGHLLLIGALGESYYLGGPGVKIPVVPLNEAQVCASLKESGYTLIRLEVYTLPQDMRVGVDDVSGVFFAKAIKE; via the exons ATGGAAGAAAAGGGAACAGAGAATGGAGTGGCAGCCATGGCGGCCTGCTACCAGGGATTTGATCCTGCAGCGTATCTGCAATACAACTACACTCCACCAAGGGCGGATTTCGATAGAAAGGACAGCATTGTGCCGTGGAAACTGGCATGCCTGCACAGAGCTTTCACTGAAG GCGATGTGAATGGTGAGCTCCTGGTGGACATTGGTTCGGGTCCCACCCTGTACCAGGTGCTGAGTGGCTGTGAGGTTTTCAAAAAGGTACTCCTCACAGATTTCCTGGAGGTCAACAGGCAGGAGCTGAGGGTCTGGCTCCGGGACGAGGGCGGCAGCAGCCTGGACTGGACGCCTTACCTGCAGCACGTCTGCAAGCTGGAGGGACGACG GCCCTCAGCATGGACAGAGAAAGCTGCCAAGCTACGTCAGGTGATCACGGACATCGTCCCCGTAGACGTGCACCGGCCTCAGCCTCTGGCCCTCGATGACCTTCCTTCAGCAGGGGCCGATTGTCTCGTgtcctgcttctgtctggagagcgTCAGCCCGGACCTGGCTGCCTTCACCAGGGCCCTGGGCCACATCGGGAGGCTGCTGCGGCCCGGTGGCCACCTCCTGCTCATAGGGGCCCTGGGAGAGAGTTACTATTTGGGTGGCCCTGGAGTAAAGATCCCTGTGGTCCCACTGAATGAGGCTCAGGTCTGCGCTAGTTTGAAGGAAAGCGGCTACACCCTGATCAGGCTGGAGGTTTACACACTGCCTCAGGACATGAGGGTGGGGGTCGATGATGTGTCTGGGGTGTTTTTTGCGAAAGCAATAAAGGAGTAA
- the LOC130203473 gene encoding protein phosphatase 1 regulatory subunit 1B-like isoform X2, which produces MDPLLPADPDVMEREADKDARRKIQFSVPSSVPTQLDPLQVEMWVLGENGALKPKLVHTATYQPPSLKAVQRMALAHLASLDMSAVDKEEPSSGEEEKEREKESQQTVSATDLWGESKLLREQCAPPDCLTGSTDLSRHHGDKDKANEREEDKGE; this is translated from the exons ATGGACCCGCTGCTGCCCGCAGACCCGGACGTGATGGAGCGAGAGGCAGACAAGGATGCGAGGAGGAAGATCCAGTTCTCCGTGCCTTCCTCCGTTCCCACTCAGCTGGACCCGCTACAGGTGGAGATG TGGGTTCTGGGGGAAAACGGAGCCTTGAAACCCAAACTGGTTCACACGGCAACCTACCAGCCACCCTCACTTAAAG CTGTCCAGAGAATGGCCCTGGCCCACCTGGCCTCCCTAGACATGTCTGCTGTGGATAAGGAGGAGCCCTCTtctggggaggaagagaaggagcgtGAGAAGGAGAGCCAGCAGACAGTCTCAGCTACAG atCTATGGGGAGAAAGCAAACTTCTCAGGGAACAGTGTGCTCCTCCAGACTGTTTGACAGGAAGTACTGATCTGAGCCGTCACCACGGAGACAAAGACAAGGCCAAcgaaagagaggaagacaaaggAGAATGA
- the LOC130203470 gene encoding neurogenic differentiation factor 2-like has protein sequence MLSRLFSDVLPDVQRLAADWVEDNENEDCKNKDEDHENLDEDDLDEPLEGSSRAESEMACDDDEDDEAEEEECDENGGDKPKKRGPKKRKMTAARVERSKVRRMKANARERTRMHDLNSALENLRKVVPCYSKTQKLSKIETLRLAKNYIMALGEILRNGKRPDVVAYVQMLCKGLSQPTTNLVAGCLQLNTRNFLTEPCSDGARFHVPSSPFSVHPYSYRCSRISSPHYQPGSGALTARGQSYGSGYEAPYPPGGTSPDYSSPDYEAPHSPPVCLNGAGLSGRQQQAPSETDRNYHYSMHYSGLTTSRPSHSIPFGPSGARSGGSHSENIPPFHDVHLHHDRAAPYEDLNAFFHN, from the coding sequence ATGTTGAGCCGTCTGTTCAGCGACGTCCTGCCGGACGTCCAGAGGCTCGCAGcggactgggtggaggacaaCGAGAACGAGGACTGCAAGAACAAGGACGAAGACCACGAGAACCTCGATGAGGACGACCTGGACGAGCCGCTGGAAGGCAGCAGCCGAGCCGAGTCCGAGATGGCCTGCGACGATGACGAGGATGACgaggccgaggaagaggagtgcGACGAGAACGGTGGAGACAAACCCAAGAAGCGCGGCCCAAAGAAACGCAAGATGACGGCGGCGCGCGTGGAGCGCTCCAAGGTGCGTCGGATGAAGGCAAATGCGCGGGAGCGCACGCGCATGCACGACTTGAATTCTGCGCTGGAAAATCTGCGCAAAGTTGTGCCGTGCTACTCCAAAACCCAAAAACTCTCCAAGATAGAGACTCTGAGGCTGGCCAAGAATTACATAATGGCCCTTGGGGAGATTTTACGCAACGGGAAACGGCCAGATGTGGTCGCCTACGTGCAGATGTTGTGTAAAGGCCTGTCCCAGCCCACTACCAACCTGGTGGCAGGCTGTCTGCAGCTCAACACCAGGAACTTCCTGACTGAACCGTGTTCGGATGGAGCCCGCTTCCACGTGCCCAGCTCTCCTTTCTCCGTCCATCCGTACTCCTACCGGTGCTCCCGCATCTCCAGTCCTCACTACCAGCCCGGAAGCGGCGCGCTTACCGCGCGCGGCCAATCCTACGGTTCTGGGTACGAGGCCCCGTACCCGCCGGGTGGGACGTCCCCTGACTATAGCAGCCCGGACTACGAGGCCCCGCACAGTCCGCCCGTCTGCCTGAACGGCGCCGGGCTGTCCGGCAGACAGCAGCAGGCGCCCTCTGAGACGGACAGGAACTATCACTACTCTATGCATTACTCCGGACTGACCACGTCTCGGCCCAGCCACAGCATTCCTTTCGGGCCCTCGGGAGCGCGCAGTGGCGGTTCGCACTCGGAAAACATTCCACCTTTCCACGACGTGCACTTGCACCACGACAGGGCGGCACCGTATGAGGATCTCAATGCTTTTTTCCATAACTGA